The Candidatus Parvarchaeota archaeon region TTTCGGATTTGCCTTGACGCTTTTTTTCAGCAGCTTTGAGATGGATGCTTCTGTTTTCAGCTGTGCCTGTTCAAGCTCGCGCGAATAGGAGACTGCCTTTGATTTTATTTGCGCAAGCTCGTATGCAGAAGGCTTGGTTTTCTGGTTTGTTGGTTTCTTTTTTATTGCCTGCCTGACAAGGCCTTGCTCATATGCCACCATTGCCTCTTGGTTAAGTTCTACAATGTAACCTTCCTTTTCCACTATCTGCCCCGGCCCAATCATCCCGCTTGCAGATGGCATGATGCCAGGAAGTTTTGACAAAGACGGATCGTTTGGAATGTTTTGATAGAATTGGGTGGCAGGCAGGTATTGGTTTTGCATCGATAGCTCCTGCGCAACTGCCAAAAGCGAGGTGATTGGGCTTGATTCATTTAGCACTTGGGATGAGGCCGTTCCGGCAAATAATAGAAAAATGAGTATTGTGCTTTTTCCCAAAGGCATGTATCCATTGCAGCGCATAGAACCCAATAGTTAATGTACATAAATTTAATAAGGATTATGAAGATGGAAAGTTTGCCACTAAGGCTGGAAAGTTTGCCATAGGCGGCTGTCTTGCCTAGCTTGTCCTTCTAAGCGCCGACTTGCCTTTGCTTGTAAGCTTGTAGTAGACGAATTTCTTTCCATCCTCCTCGCGCTTTTCAACAAACCCGGCAGCCACAAGCTTGTCAAGATGCTCGGAAATGGTGGACTTGCTTTTGTTGAGCTTGGATGACAAATCTGTTGGAATCCTGTCCGCGCCAGACAGCTCAGTGAGTATCTCGAGCCTTGTTTCGTTTGACATTATCCTGTGGTATTCAAGCGGGTCAATTTCAAAGGGCCGCAGTGAATTTGTTAGCTGCAGAATCCCGAATGCAGCCGCGCTGATAATTGCAATGACAAACGTGGCTGCCGCGATGAGCCAGACAAGGTTTGAGCCTGAAAGCCCCTGGCTTGCCGGACTTGCGCCATTTGAGCCGGCGCTTTGACTGCCTGATAGGGCTTG contains the following coding sequences:
- a CDS encoding winged helix-turn-helix transcriptional regulator, whose protein sequence is MPPLPPSNVQRQGSTIQILDIKPEQLPSDILEIPINTASAKEEMQGSPLDAITQALSGSQSAGSNGASPASQGLSGSNLVWLIAAATFVIAIISAAAFGILQLTNSLRPFEIDPLEYHRIMSNETRLEILTELSGADRIPTDLSSKLNKSKSTISEHLDKLVAAGFVEKREEDGKKFVYYKLTSKGKSALRRTS